A window from Drosophila yakuba strain Tai18E2 chromosome 3L, Prin_Dyak_Tai18E2_2.1, whole genome shotgun sequence encodes these proteins:
- the LOC6532673 gene encoding signal recognition particle receptor subunit beta, which translates to MDKLNENARERKQIKLGEIDTGPILVALLLGFIAVAIFVILRRRSAGRKDFLLTGLSESGKSAIFMQLIHGKFPATFTSIKENVGDYQAGSASARLVDIPGHYRVRDKCLELYKHRAKGIVFVVDSVTAHKDIRDVADFLYTILSDSATQPCSVLVLCNKQDQTTAKSAQVIKSLLESELNTVRDTRSRKLQSVGDEDGSKPITLGKPGRDFEFSHIAQNIQFAEASAKDTELNTLTDWLSRLL; encoded by the exons ATGGACaaactaaatgaaaatgcCCGAGAGCGAAAGCAGATCAAGCTGGGCGAGATCGACACGGGCCCCATACTAGTGGCCCTTCTGCTGGGCTTCATTGCAGTGG CCATCTTTGTGATCCTGCGAAGGCGCTCGGCTGGCCGCAAGGACTTTCTGCTAACTGGTCTTAGTGAATCCGGCAAGAGTGCCATATTCATGCAGCTGATCCATGGCAAATTCCCGGCCACTTTTACTTCCATCAAGGAGAACGTCGGAGATTACCAGGCGGGCAGCGCGTCTGCCAGGCTAGTGGATATACCCGGACATTACAGGGTGCGCGACAAATGCTTGGAGCTATATAAACATCGTGCCAAGGGCATTGTTTTTGTGGTAGACTCGGTTACTGCCCACAAGGATATCCGTGATGTGGCAGA TTTTCTGTACACCATCTTGTCAGACAGTGCCACACAACCCTGCTCTGTGCTAGTCCTTTGCAACAAGCAGGATCAAACCACCGCCAAGAGCGCCCAGGTCATTAAAAGCCTATTGGAATCGGAACTCAACACAGTGCGCGATACCAGAAGCCGCAAACTGCAATCCGTGGGCGATGAGGATGGCAGCAAACCCATCACATTGGGCAAGCCTGGACGGGACTTCGAATTCTCACACATCGCACAGAATATCCAGTTCGCAGAGGCCTCCGCCAAGGATACTGAACTAAATACCCTCACCGATTGGCTTTCTCGGTTGCTGTGA